A DNA window from Deinococcus sonorensis KR-87 contains the following coding sequences:
- a CDS encoding ABC transporter permease — protein MPYLLRKFGLLLFTLWVAVTLNFILPRLVPGNPIGAMMAKYQGKLDPSAVDALKIAYGLNDQSSALSQYFTYLGKIVRGDFGRSIGQFPTPVWDIVAQAAPWTIGLIGVCTIISFLLGSALGLYSAWRRGTRLADALPPLGLFLNSMPYFWVALLLLYLLAFKSSVFPLSGNLDPFLTPLSSEWWLSMLRHAALPAITIVITAAGGWLITMRNNVMGVMSEDYIAFARAKGLSERRLLNRYVLRNALLPSFTAFGMALGFVVGGSILTETVFSYPGLGLQLYNAVTTLDYPLMQAIFLFIALAVLIANFVVDAMYVILDPRVRDGKGA, from the coding sequence ATGCCGTATCTGCTGCGCAAGTTTGGCCTCCTGCTGTTCACGCTGTGGGTGGCCGTGACCCTCAACTTCATCCTGCCCCGGCTGGTGCCGGGAAATCCGATCGGCGCGATGATGGCGAAGTACCAGGGCAAGCTCGACCCGAGCGCCGTGGATGCCCTCAAGATCGCCTACGGGCTCAACGACCAGAGCAGCGCCCTGAGCCAGTACTTCACCTATCTGGGCAAGATCGTGCGTGGCGATTTCGGGCGCTCCATCGGGCAGTTCCCCACTCCGGTGTGGGACATCGTGGCGCAGGCCGCGCCGTGGACCATCGGGCTGATCGGCGTGTGCACCATCATCTCGTTCCTGCTGGGCAGCGCCCTGGGCCTCTACAGTGCGTGGCGGCGCGGCACACGCCTGGCCGACGCGCTGCCGCCGCTGGGCCTCTTCCTGAACAGCATGCCGTACTTCTGGGTGGCGCTGCTGCTGCTGTACCTGCTGGCCTTCAAGAGCAGCGTCTTTCCGCTGAGCGGCAACCTCGACCCGTTTCTCACGCCGCTGAGCAGCGAGTGGTGGCTGTCCATGCTGCGTCACGCGGCCCTGCCAGCCATCACCATCGTGATCACGGCGGCGGGCGGCTGGCTGATCACCATGCGCAACAACGTGATGGGCGTGATGAGCGAGGACTACATCGCCTTCGCGCGGGCCAAGGGCCTTAGCGAGCGGCGGCTGCTGAACCGCTACGTGCTGAGAAACGCCCTGCTGCCGAGCTTCACGGCCTTCGGCATGGCGCTCGGCTTCGTGGTGGGCGGGTCCATCCTGACCGAGACGGTGTTCTCGTATCCGGGGCTGGGGCTGCAGCTGTACAACGCGGTCACCACCCTGGACTACCCGCTGATGCAGGCAATCTTCCTGTTCATCGCGCTGGCAGTGTTGATCGCCAACTTCGTGGTGGATGCGATGTACGTGATTCTGGACCCGCGCGTGCGGGACGGGAAGGGCGCATGA
- a CDS encoding ABC transporter substrate-binding protein — protein sequence MNRTLLRLTALATAVLAVTAAAQQPKNVFTVVRSTQWGAQNLNPFAPGDQHLLPTNSVIYESLYYVNALNGKATPVLGTKYSWSKDNKTLTFTTRDGVKWSDGQAFSAQDVAFTFNYIKQYPAIDTSGLWKSGLSSVKATNNNTVVFTFSAPNTPIFQYVANQMIVPQHIWSTIKDPVTETNAKPVGTGPFVFDAYSQQALRVLKNPNYWMKGQPYIDAIVWTATNSNDAALLKLLKGEADYGYIGISDPKGEYASKGPNYSYFWPVTGDNYLYYNTAKAPFNDPAFRRAVSQAINTADVAQKAYAGAAQPANSSGVIPAQQQQWLPASAKSLQVKFDPAAADAALTKAGYKKNAQGVRLGKDGKPLPTYKILVGAGWTDFITMGQVISENLKKVGISTQIDQQAWSSYSGGFQGGTYDMGISWGWGGGPNPYYLYYQSFAPDFSAPVGKTAASNLSRYTNPVVTKALASFRATSDPAQQKQLMGTVISTVMKDMPWMPLTDRLNFALFNTSRFTGFPSNENPYNDGSPDDQLGARLMYLNVKPK from the coding sequence ATGAACCGTACCCTGCTCCGACTGACCGCCCTTGCCACCGCCGTGCTGGCCGTGACCGCCGCCGCACAGCAGCCGAAGAACGTCTTCACCGTCGTGCGCTCGACGCAGTGGGGCGCCCAGAACCTCAACCCCTTCGCCCCGGGCGATCAGCACCTGCTGCCCACCAACAGCGTGATCTACGAGTCGCTGTACTACGTTAACGCGCTGAACGGCAAGGCCACGCCGGTGCTGGGCACCAAGTACAGCTGGAGCAAGGACAACAAGACCCTGACCTTCACCACCCGCGACGGCGTGAAGTGGAGCGACGGGCAGGCCTTCAGCGCCCAGGACGTGGCCTTCACCTTCAACTACATCAAGCAGTACCCGGCCATCGACACCTCCGGGCTGTGGAAGAGCGGCCTCTCCAGCGTGAAGGCCACCAACAACAACACGGTGGTGTTCACCTTCAGCGCGCCCAACACCCCCATCTTCCAGTACGTGGCCAACCAGATGATCGTGCCGCAGCACATCTGGAGCACCATCAAGGACCCGGTCACCGAGACCAACGCCAAGCCGGTCGGCACCGGCCCCTTCGTGTTCGACGCCTACAGCCAGCAGGCGCTGCGGGTGCTCAAGAACCCGAACTACTGGATGAAGGGCCAGCCGTACATCGACGCGATCGTGTGGACCGCCACCAACAGCAACGACGCCGCGCTGCTCAAGCTGCTGAAGGGTGAGGCCGACTACGGCTACATCGGCATCTCGGACCCCAAGGGCGAGTACGCGTCCAAGGGACCCAACTACAGCTACTTCTGGCCGGTGACCGGCGACAACTACCTGTACTACAACACCGCCAAGGCGCCGTTCAATGATCCGGCGTTCCGCCGCGCCGTGTCGCAGGCGATCAACACCGCCGACGTGGCGCAGAAGGCCTACGCGGGCGCGGCCCAGCCGGCCAACAGCAGCGGCGTGATTCCGGCGCAGCAGCAGCAGTGGCTCCCGGCCAGCGCCAAGAGCCTGCAGGTGAAGTTCGACCCGGCCGCCGCCGACGCCGCGCTCACCAAGGCCGGGTACAAGAAGAACGCGCAGGGCGTGCGTCTGGGCAAGGACGGCAAGCCGCTGCCCACCTACAAGATCCTGGTGGGCGCCGGCTGGACCGACTTCATCACCATGGGGCAGGTCATCAGCGAGAATCTCAAGAAGGTCGGCATCAGCACCCAGATCGACCAGCAGGCCTGGAGCAGCTACTCGGGCGGCTTCCAGGGCGGCACCTACGACATGGGCATCAGCTGGGGCTGGGGCGGCGGGCCGAACCCCTACTACCTGTACTACCAGAGCTTCGCGCCGGACTTCAGCGCTCCGGTCGGCAAGACGGCCGCCTCGAACCTCAGCCGGTACACCAACCCCGTGGTCACCAAGGCGCTCGCCAGCTTCCGTGCCACCAGCGACCCGGCCCAGCAGAAGCAGCTGATGGGCACCGTCATCAGCACCGTGATGAAGGACATGCCCTGGATGCCGCTCACCGACCGTCTGAACTTCGCGCTGTTCAACACCAGCCGCTTCACCGGCTTCCCCAGCAACGAGAACCCGTACAACGACGGCTCGCCCGATGACCAGCTGGGCGCGCGGCTGATGTACCTGAACGTCAAGCCCAAGTAA
- a CDS encoding LacI family DNA-binding transcriptional regulator: MEETGSRTVSLADVARLAGVSKMTVSNVINNREGMTEQTRQRVQQAIEQSGYVANAAARVLAGGRMNLLGVIAPRINWPYVTELLHGASRVVEQAGLDLAIFTTSDNVRVERERAMLLRTLVDGVLLIIPAADEQTVFGPAVPVVTVGSAGAYTVSVDDRQGGRLAAQHLLDLGHRHIGHVSGLSSVSRHDASDRLDGFAQELNAAGVGLPPHLIADGAFTEAGGEAAARTLLSLPERPTAIFAANDRSAIGVLRAAEQLGLRVPHDLSVVGYDDVQVASLTRPALTTIRQPLEEMGAAAARLLIALIRREVPEQAHPRFPASLVVRDSTAPPGVVQPPDPVRPMKGAT; the protein is encoded by the coding sequence ATGGAGGAGACAGGCTCCAGAACGGTCTCACTTGCCGACGTCGCCCGACTGGCCGGCGTCTCCAAGATGACCGTGTCGAATGTCATCAACAACCGCGAAGGCATGACCGAGCAGACCCGGCAGCGGGTGCAGCAGGCCATCGAACAGAGCGGCTACGTGGCCAACGCCGCCGCCCGGGTGCTGGCCGGCGGGCGCATGAACCTGCTGGGCGTGATCGCGCCGCGCATCAACTGGCCCTACGTGACCGAGCTGCTGCACGGAGCCAGCCGCGTGGTGGAACAGGCGGGCCTGGACCTCGCCATCTTCACCACCAGCGACAACGTGCGAGTGGAGCGCGAGCGGGCGATGCTGCTGCGCACGCTGGTGGACGGGGTGCTGTTGATCATTCCGGCCGCCGACGAACAGACGGTCTTCGGGCCGGCGGTGCCGGTCGTCACGGTCGGCAGTGCCGGCGCCTACACGGTCAGCGTGGACGACCGCCAGGGAGGACGGCTGGCTGCCCAGCACCTGCTGGACCTGGGGCACCGTCACATCGGTCACGTGAGCGGCCTCAGCTCCGTGTCGCGCCACGATGCCAGCGACCGGCTGGATGGATTCGCGCAGGAGCTGAACGCCGCCGGGGTGGGCCTGCCGCCGCACCTGATCGCGGACGGCGCCTTCACCGAGGCGGGGGGTGAGGCGGCCGCCCGCACCCTGCTGAGCCTGCCTGAGCGGCCCACCGCCATCTTCGCCGCCAACGACCGCTCGGCCATCGGGGTGCTGCGGGCCGCCGAGCAGCTGGGCCTGCGGGTCCCGCACGACCTCTCGGTGGTCGGCTATGACGACGTGCAGGTGGCCTCGCTGACCCGCCCGGCCCTGACCACCATCCGGCAGCCGCTGGAGGAGATGGGCGCGGCGGCGGCGCGGCTGCTGATCGCACTGATCCGCCGGGAAGTGCCGGAGCAGGCCCACCCACGCTTTCCGGCCAGCCTGGTGGTGCGCGACTCCACCGCGCCGCCCGGTGTGGTTCAGCCGCCGGACCCGGTCCGGCCGATGAAGGGGGCCACATGA
- a CDS encoding MBL fold metallo-hydrolase produces MTLPSPTRHDGPDGSRIYAFPVRVFGDFTANIHLLIHGDYRALIDTGSGSEQSNQDLLAGMAAVQTQYGEPVDWAGLSRIVVTHGHIDHHGGLDLLRSLTPAPVAVHELDAPVLTRHRERLALSRRALRIFLATAGLNAEQQAAMTRLYGSARSTFQGGPVETILLHGDLLDDRLEVLHTPGHSPGQVCLRLGDVLLSADQLLARTTPHLAPESILPGTGLNHYLHSLTLLERQPGLRLALGGHEEPMPDVYDRIQQIRDSHQRKLERIVELCREPRSIAEVRDLLYPQVRHYDVLLSLQKVGALMEYLNQRGDLQVANLEPLEQDPAVFPLYVS; encoded by the coding sequence GTGACGCTCCCCTCCCCCACCCGCCACGACGGCCCGGACGGCAGCCGCATCTACGCGTTTCCGGTGCGGGTCTTCGGCGACTTCACCGCCAACATCCACCTGCTGATCCACGGCGACTACCGCGCCCTGATCGACACCGGCAGCGGCAGCGAGCAGAGCAACCAGGACCTGCTGGCCGGCATGGCGGCCGTGCAGACGCAGTACGGCGAGCCGGTGGACTGGGCCGGGCTGTCCCGCATCGTGGTCACGCACGGCCACATTGACCACCACGGCGGCCTGGACCTGCTGCGGTCCCTGACCCCGGCCCCGGTGGCAGTGCATGAGCTGGACGCCCCGGTGCTGACCCGGCACCGCGAACGGCTGGCGCTGTCCCGGCGGGCGCTGCGCATCTTCCTGGCCACCGCCGGGCTGAATGCCGAGCAGCAGGCGGCCATGACCCGGCTGTACGGCTCGGCGCGCAGCACCTTTCAGGGCGGCCCGGTGGAGACCATCCTGCTGCACGGCGACCTGCTGGATGACCGGCTGGAGGTGCTGCACACCCCCGGCCACAGCCCGGGGCAGGTGTGCCTGCGGCTGGGCGACGTGCTGCTGAGCGCCGATCAGCTGCTGGCCCGCACCACCCCGCACCTCGCGCCGGAGAGCATCCTGCCCGGCACCGGCCTGAACCACTACCTGCATTCGCTGACGCTGCTGGAACGCCAGCCGGGGCTGCGGCTGGCGCTGGGTGGCCACGAGGAGCCGATGCCGGATGTCTACGACCGCATTCAGCAGATCCGCGACTCGCATCAGCGCAAGCTGGAACGCATCGTGGAGCTGTGCCGCGAGCCGCGCAGCATCGCCGAGGTGCGCGACCTGCTGTACCCACAGGTGCGCCACTACGACGTGCTGCTGTCGCTGCAGAAGGTGGGCGCGCTGATGGAGTACCTCAACCAGCGCGGCGACCTGCAGGTGGCCAATCTGGAGCCGCTGGAACAGGACCCGGCCGTGTTCCCCCTCTACGTAAGCTGA